AATTGGATGTGTTTGtagaaatattgataattattgttAACACTCATATATAAAGGAAGAGCGAATTTAAAGCACGCACGATGGATATTTTTAATTGCTACGTAGCTTTACTGTTTGTATGTTACGCTATAAGGCGGTGTGACTCTGCTGGTTTTTCTTCACAAAAGGTACTATGCGCTACACCAATTGGAAAGTTTATTGGAGTTTCACATTTGGCatcatttaataacaaaacaaagatcGCCATGCGATTTCTACAAATTCCATACGCAAAGCCTCCCATCGGTGATTTGCGATTGAGAAGACCAGTGCCTTTTGAATTCAAAGCCGATCAAACCTATGACGCGACGGAGTATGGTCCGCATTGTATCCAGTCTATTTTTGGGGATGACTTTTATACAAACGAACGTAAGCAGAGTGAggattgtttgcatttaaatttgtatGTGCCTGGAAATAAGGTTGATTCACGAAACAGATTTGCAGTTATGCTGTACATACATGGTGGAAGTTTTGCCGTTGGAGGTGGAGAGATATATGCAGGTGACACGCTAAGTGCCTTTAATGATGTTATAGTAGTGACAATTAATTACAGACTAGACGTATTTGGATTTCTCAGCTCTGGTGCTAAAAATGATGGAAACTACGGCCTCTGGGATATGCATATGTCAATCCAGTGGGTTCACGACAACATCGGCTTCTTTGGTGGGGACAATCTTAGGGTGACCTTGTTCGGTAATTCAGCTGGTGGAGCTGCAGTACTGTTCCAGGCCCTTTATCCGCCTAATAGGGGCCTCATTCAACGAGTTATTGCTCAAAGTGGGTCATGCTTTTCAGGTTGGGCTGTTCAAAGACACCCTAGAAACCTGTTTGAGCGTTTACTAGAACAAATGCCATGTTCTAGCCAGAACGGTCTAGAGTGTCTTAGAACATTGGATGCCGTGACGCTGCAGAGAATAAACATCCACAGATGGTTTGTACCTTCAGTGGACAATGATTTCGTTCCAATTAACCCTGCATATCTACCATTGCGAACAACAGAAAGAAGTATTGAAGCCctcgattttttttctgaaatagattttatgaCCGGGATAATGAGCAAGGATGGATCGCTATCACTTATACATCGAACCAATGACATTTCTGAACGGGTAACTATGCATGAgtttgaaaaatacataaacgGAGTTGTCTCTTGGGAGTATAGTAAGACGCTGTCTAAGGACCGATTGAGTGAAATAGTGTCGCACTATGCGCGTACCGGAGTTTTAACTAGAGACACAGAAGTGGATTTTAGGACCGATTTGACATTCTTACTAGGGGCCAAATTTGCACTTGAAACTCACAGTTCTCGGAAATTGCCAAGTTCGCAAGGACATACATTCTTTTATGTGTTCAATCAAACACCTTCGTTTGCACCCAAATTACACTTTTTAAATGGAGTTAGCCATGTTTTCGAACTTCCGTACGTTTTTGGATTTCCTAAGGAAATGGAACACAAGTTTATCAGGGATTACAAATCAACTAGTTTTTCAAACGTTTCGGGGAAAGACATTGAATTGTCTGAACAAATTATGAACATATGGAGTAATTTTGCGAAATTTGGGTAAGTAACTTGTAACGTTTCATCTTGCAATTTCAGCACAGCATAATTTTATCTTGATGTGTAAgatgtaaatgaaattatgatttgtattttttcGATCTTAAGTCTATGCTCTTTCAGCATAGCTCAgattaattgtaaaacaatattaaacaacatTGTGTGTACGAGTTTTGTTTATGTGAGAATTGTTTGCGTTTcgtggttttgtttttaaactatatgtactataaaaaaaactgctttTTGGGTTATTTATCCAGCCTggagttttaaaatgaattagattgtcagtgtttaaaaaaaatcactactAGGAAGAAAACCACACCATGCATATCGTAAACCAACTCATATATACCGTTAATCACATATTACATGTATCGTGTTTTGTATATTAACTGAAACACAACATATCAAACTGCGCTCTCTTTATTATTCACTGTGCATGAGAAATTTACTTTGCTTTTAACGGTTGTATTAATTTAAACACTTCTTTTCAGAAACCCAAATATTCGTGACGGTAACACCGGCGTAGACGTTCCCTTTTGGCCACCGTTTACGACATTGGATGGATATTATCTTGAACTTAAAGCAGGGATGACTAACGCATCAGCAGGTCAACATTATGAAAAAGAACGAACGAAGGTTCTAGAAGATATGTATTATGACTTACAAATATCCGGTAGTGGTATTCTCGCATCAGCGACAAGTATCAACACCCACAGTGCAATtgtgttattgtatatattCTGGTTATTTACACAGATAATTATATGACAGGGAAAATGGTGCGATTAAATAGTCGGGGCGTCTTTTACGTGTTAGCATATCTTAGTTTTAGATTGTAAATTTTTACACGCTCAAAATGTTACGTAATGGTGTCTTTATGGCAGTAATGTAATTGTGAATGTTAATGACAGTCCTTGGTAAATGCATATACGATAAATGTATGATTATTAACTACACTTTACTAGGTATTGAAATATACTTGCTAagatttacatatatttcttatAGCAGCGTTGaagaaattgtttaaagattGTTTACATTTGCAATCGATTGATTTCCTTAAGACTGTTAACACCATATGTTTAATAAAGGGATTGTTTTGTTGTATCAAATAGCTTAATGGCAGGATAAATATTTCAAGTGAAAGTTCACTCCAACATGTAAAAGTTCAATCCGACTAGTGACTGTACCGAAATACCACTAATGTTCCATCCCTGTCACAATACCTCCCATGTCTCATCCCTGCAAAATGCAACCAATGTCCAATCTATGTCAACTACAACCAATGACTAACCTATTAAAAAGTACAACCAATGTCCAATCCATGTTTATTACCACCAATGTAACATCCCTATAAAATACAACCATTAGTCTTTTCATTAATAATCAATGTCCGATCCATTTAAAATACAACCAATGTCAAATCCCTTTAAAATATAACCAATGTCCCATCCCTGTAAAATACTACCAATGTCCCATCCCTGTAAAATACAACCAATGTCCCAACCCTGTAAATATAACCAATGTCCAATCGCTAAAATACAACCAATGTACAATCACTGAAATTCAACCAATGTCtcatttctataaaatacaaCCAATGTCCAATCGCTGAAATACAACCAATGTTCAATCACTGAAATACAACCCATGTCtcatttctataaaatacaaCCAATGTCCAATCACAGAAATACAACCAATGTCCCAACCCTGTAAATATAACCAATGTCCAATCGCTGAAATACAACCAATGTCCAATCACAGAAATACAACCCATGTCtcatttctataaaatacaaCCAATGTCCAATCACAGAAATACAACCAATGTCCCAACCCTGTAAATATAACCAATGTCCAATCGCTGAAATACAACCAATGTCCAATCACAGAAATACAACCAATGTCtcatttctataaaatacaaCCAATGTCCAATCGCTGAAATACAACCAATGTCCAATCACTGAAATTCAACCAATGTCtcatttctataaaatacaaCCAATGTCCAATCACAGAAATACAACCAATGTCCCAACCCTGTAAATATAACCAATGTCCAATCGCTGAAATACAACCAATGTCCAATCACAGAAATACAACCCATGTCTCATCTctataaaacacaacaaatgtCCAATCATTCGATAACAACCAATGTCCAGCCCATATAGAATACAACTAATGTCAAATCATTCGATAACAACCAATGTCCAGGCCATATGAAATACAACCAATGTCCAATCACTAAAAAACAACCAATATctcatctctataaaatacaACCAATGTCCAATCGCTGAAATACAACCAATGTctcatctctataaaatacaaccaatgtctcatctctataaaatacaACCAATGTCCAATCGCTGAAATACAACCAATGTctcatctctataaaatacaaccaatgtctcatctctataaaatacaaccaatgtctcatctctataaaatacaaccaatgtctcatctctataaaatacaaccaatgtctcatctctataaaatacaaccaatgtctcatctctataaaatacaACCAATGTCCAATCGCTGAAATACAACTAATGTctcatctctataaaatacaaccaatgtctcatctctataaaatacaaccaatgtctcatctctataaaatacaACCAATGTCCAATCGCTGAAATACAACCAATGTctcatctctataaaatacaACCAATGTCCAATCGCTGAAATACAACCAATGTctcatctctataaaatacaaccaatgtctcatctctataaaatacaaccaatgtctcatctctataaaatacaaccaatgtctcatctctataaaatacaACCAATGTCTAATCACTGAAATACAACCAATGTctcatctctataaaatacaaccaatgtctcatctctataaaatacaaccaatgtctcatctctataaaatacaACCAATGTCCAATCGCTGAAATACAACCAATGTctcatctctataaaatacaACCAATGTCCAATCGCTGAAATACAACCAATGTctcatctctataaaatacaaccaatgtctcatctctataaaatacaACCAATGTCTAATCACTGAAATACAACCAATGTctcatctctataaaatacaaccaatgtctcatctctataaaatacaaccaatgtctcatctctataaaatacaaccaatgtctcatctctataaaatacaaccaatgtctcatctctataaaatacaaccaatgtctcatctctataaaatacaACCAATGTCTAATCACTGAAATACAACCAATGTctcatctctataaaatacaaccaatgtctcatctctataaaatacaaccaatgtctcatctctataaaatacaaccaatgtctcatctctataaaatacaaccaatgtctcatctctataaaatacaACCAATGTCTCATCTCTATCGAATACAACCAATGTCAAATCActgaaataaaaccaaaatcCAGCCCATATAAATTACAACCAATGTCCAATCACTGAAATACATCTAATGTTCCAGACCTATAATAGACAACCAATGTCCAATCTATGTAATATTCAGGCAATGTCTCAGCCCATTAAAATACAACCGATGtccaatcaaattaaaatacaacaatttcaAATCCATCTAAAATACGACCAATGTCCAAtccatgtaaaatacaataatttcaaaTCCATCTAAAATACGACCAATGTCCAATCCATGTAAAATACAACGTATGTCCAATCCATATACAACTAATGTTAAACATAtctaaaatacaaacaatgtcCAATCCATATAAAGTACAACAAATTTCCCTTTCCTGCAAAATACAACCAATGATTCATCTatgtaataaacaaacaatgtcCACtccatgtaaaatacaaaaaatgtccaATTCATGCAAAATACAATCAATGTCCaatcaatgtaaaatacaatcaatgtccaatttatgcaaaatgtcCCAACCATgtaaattacaaacaataaccCATCAATGTAAAATTCAACCAACGTTcaagccatgtaatacaaccaATGTCCCGGGCcttttaaacacaaccattgtCCAATTACAGAAATACAACCCACGTctcatctctataaaatacaACCCACGTctcatctctataaaatacaACCAATGTCCAATCGCTGAAATACAACCAATGTCCAATCGCTGAAATACAACCCATGTCCAATCGCTGAAATACAACCAATGTCCAATCGCTGAAATTCAACCAATGTCCAATCGCTGAAATACAACCAATGTCCAATCGCTGAAATATAACCAATGTCCAATCGCTGAAATACAACCAATGTCCAATCGCTGAAATACAACCAATGTCCAATCGCTGAAATACAACCCATGTCCAATCGCTGAAATACAACCAATGTCCAATCGCTGAAATATAACCAATGTCCAATCGCTGAAATACAACCAATGTCCAATCGCTGAAATACAACCAATGTCCAATCGCTGAAATACAACCAATGTCCAATCGCTGAAATACAACCAATGTCCAATCGCTGAAATACAACCCATGTCCAATCGCTGAAATACAACCAATGTCCAATCGCTGAAATATAACCAATGTCCAATCGCTGAAATACAACCAATGTCCAATCGCTGAAATACAACCAATGTCCAATCGCTGAAATACAACCAATGTCCAGGCCATATAAAACACAACCAATGTCCAATCAGTCGATAACAACCAATGTCCACCCCATATAGAATACAACCAATGTCAAATCATTCGATAACAACCAATGTCCAGGCCATATGAAATACAACCAATGTCCAATCACTAAAAAACAACCAATGTctcatctctataaaatacaACCAATGTCCAATCGCTGAAATACAACCAATGTctcatctctataaaatacaaccaatgtctcatctctataaaatacaGCCAATGTctcatctctataaaatacaaccaatgtctcatctctataaaatacaaccaatgtctcatctctataaaatacaACCATGTCTAATCACTGAAATACAACCAATGTctcatctctataaaatacaaccaatgtctcatctctataaaatacaaccaatgtctcatctctataaaatacaACCATGTCTAATCACTGAAATACAACCAATGTctcatctctataaaatacaaccaatgtctcatctctataaaatacaaccaatgtctcatctctataaaatacaACCATGTCTAATCACTGAAATACAACCAATGTctcatctctataaaatacaaccaatgtctcatctctataaaatacaaccaatgtctcatctctataaaatacaGCCAATGTctcatctctataaaatacaaccaatgtctcatctctataaaatacaaccaatgtctcatctctataaaatacaACCATGTCTAATCACTGAAATACAACCAATGTctcatctctataaaatacaaccaatgtctcatctctataaaatacaaccaatgtctcatctctataaaatacaaccatgtctcatctctataaaatacaACCATGTCTAATCACTGAAATACAACCAATGTctcatctctataaaatacaACCATGTCTAATCACTGAAATACAACCAATGTctcatctctataaaatacaACCAATGTCCAATCACTGAAATACAACTAATGTTCCAGACCTATGATAGACAACCAATGTCCAATCTATGTAAACTACAGGCAATATCTCAGCCCATTAAAATACAACCTTGtccaatcaaattaaaatacaacCAATTTCAAATCCAACTAAAATACAACCAATGTCCAATCCATGTAAAATACAACTTATGTACAATCCATGTAAAATGCAACCTATGTACAATCCATGTAAAGAACAACCAATGTCCAATCCATGTAAAATACAACTTGTGTCCAATCCATTAAAAAACAACCAATgtccaatttatataaaattcaacCAATGTccaatacatgtaaaatacaaCCAATGTCCATTTCATGAAAATTCAACCAATGCCCAGTCCATTTAAAATACAACCAATTTCCAATCCAACTAAAATACAATTGATGTCCAATccctgtaaaaaaaaaacaacaatgtccaatccataaaaaatacaattaatgtcCAATGTGTGACAAATACAACCAATGTCCATTTCATGTAAAATTCAACCAATGTTTAATCCAATTAAAGTACAACCAATTTCCAAttcatctaaaaaaaaatgtccaatcCATGTAAAATACAACCAATGTCCAATCCATGCAAAATGCAATTAATGTccaatttatgtaaaatacaaCCAAGTCCAATCCCTTTAAAGTAAAACCAATATCCAATCCATGTTACATATAACCAATGTCCAATCAATGTTACATATAACCAATGTCCAATCTATGTAAATTAAAACCAATGTTACAGGCCTGTAAAAAAGAACCAAAGTCTGATCcatcaaaaaaacaaacaatgtttcatCCATGTAAAATACAACCAATGTGTAATCCATGTAAATTACAACCAATGTCCTAAAGgcatgtaaaaaacaaacataatttccATTCCGTGTTAAATACAACCAATGTCCAATCCATAAATACTAATGTTAAATccatataaaatacatgcaatgtccaatcaattttaaatataaccaaTGTCTAATCCAtgtaaaatacaacaaatgtCCGAGCCCTGTAAAATAAAACCGATGCCCAATCCATGTAATATACAACAATGTCTAACCCATGTAAAATACTATCAATTTCCCATCAATGTACAATACGACCAATGTCACAGGCCTGTAAAATACAACCAATGTCCAATCCGTGTGAAAAACAACCAATGGCCATCTATGTAAAATACAGACAGTGTTCAGCACAACCATATATTTGTCGTTATCCACCTCATATCTACCGTGAACCAAATCATGTGTGTTGTTAACCACATCATATGTACCGTAAAATACATCATATGTATCGTTAACCACATCATATGTAGCGTTAATCACATCATATGTACCGTTAACCACATCATATGTTTAGTTATTCAAATCATATGTACCGTTAACAAAATCATATGTGTTGTTAACCACATCATATGTACTGTAAACCACATCATATGTACCGTGAACCGTTAACAACATCAAATGTGTCATTAACCACATCATATTTACCGTTAACCACATCATATGTATCGTTAATCACATCATATGTATCGTTAACAACACCATTTGTACCGTTTACCACATCATATGTACTGTTAACCACAACATATGTACCGTTAACCACATCATATGTACAGTTAATCACATCATATACAGCGTTAACCACATCATATATAGCGTTGACCACATCATATATAGCGTTGACCACATCATATATAGCGTAAATCACATCATATGTAACGTTAACCACATCATATGAATTCTTCAAAATAAACTAATAATGTCCAATCCATGTACAGTACAAGCAATGTCCAGCCCACATAAAATACAACCCTAAAATAACCAATTTTACAACCCATAATACCATATTAAATCGGGAAGAAAAGTTTCACAGAAAACAACGTTAGAAAATAGGTTACGCCttttacaagaaaaataaaattggttgaatGTAACCACTATTTCGGCGATGAAGTGACCACATCCTAAGTTGGAGAACAAACACTTATGTGAAAATGTAAAGACAGAAAGTAGATCAGGCAcgttaaacacattttaaatcacaaaccattcagcttcaaatcCTTTCAAATGGAAAGATGCCAACGATCTGAGATGGCATAACCAcgctttgattcactgtcacGTGTTAAAAAAGCACGTGACAATGAGTAGTCACTCCGAATTGATGTAATTTACCCAAAATTTTCGGGGGAGCGCAAGTCACATAATGCTATTTTGAAGCTACAACGATTTCAGGCAATCAGCGCAAGGCCGTttcgatttgtttttatttgtacaaaacAAAAGCTGTTTTAGTTaagaaattattatattaacataccAATTATACTCAGAATGCAACAGTGAATATTAGTTGCAGCCGCCATCCAATCAACTTCTGTAATGTACTGTCGAAACAAAATTAATCTAGATTTGGTTATATTGATAAACGGTATTGAAACAACTGTGttcattgaatataattgtacaatttattTGTTCCATTGTCAATGTTCAGACGAGGAAACTCGTGACTAATTTCTATAAAACACCGGAAAgttataataacatttgtaaGGAAGTGAGAAGCTATCGTACAccattatttcttatattaacatttttaattgacaaaatatgCTATTATGTTGTTGATGCAGAAATTGAAGTCTAAATTGTTAATGACTACGTCCATTTAACAGTAAAATGGCTGGATTACATTAAcgattaaacaaaattgttcacACTATGGTACCGgctataaaattaaatatggtTGTCattgaagtaaaataaataacatattacaTAGCAAATAGTATTTGCTGGAATTCGCATAATTTAACACTTCCTTTGCGTTATTCTATTGTTGAGTTTAACTACTTGTCGAGGCAGCTGTCTATCACATTATCGCGTTCAGATGATGGACAAAAACACTGCCAGTTATCCTCTATCGTCATATATCGCGTCCAGTGGCGTCTACCAAACGTTATTAACAGCCTTGGCAAACAACCAATCATGGCTATTTACtctcattttttaataaatacttcaTTTCCCCTCTAACCGCTAAACACTAATAAATACTGTAAATACTAGGACTTGGATCATTTTAATGAATCAAGATTAATCCTAAATACTGTTgagtataaaattattattaatctTATTTGAACCCCTCATaatctgaaaaatatttattaaatttgtagCTTTAATTACGTAAAACTGAATGGCTGATTTGTATGATGAGAACTAACCCTTGACGGATTTCTCAATCGCTTTCTCCCCCGGAAAAGTACGAAGGTGATCGGTAATGAGTGTATACGTATCTCTTGTCCTTCACACTTATATTATAGAAGTCACTTATGTGAGATACATGTAAGTACTCAAAACGGCCTAGAGTTCAACAACTAATTGTTTCAACAGCTTATTTCCTCCTCACTCATTTGTGATTTAACACAACATTAGCATAATAGTACTGGACAAACTATACAACAAAGAGCAAGGCAAACTCCATCGTTGATAGTAGTAAGATATACACAAGCGTGACCTTTTCTGTGCAAAGAAAATACACTGGACATGGGTATGTTTACCTTTTGTATAAACATTGCTTACTAGCAACTTTTCATGACACTGCTATTTGCAATAGTCATTGATGGCAGCGATATTACTATTGTCGTTCTCACATGACATATTCTTCGCCAAATAAGTTCTTATTCATTTTTCGGTACAATGTTCGACGTTTAATTAGAGGAATGAAATAAACTCTGTTCAAGGTATGTACAATATGGATCACTTGTAAGTATTGCCCTTTGAACCGGGATTGTAATCCGCCTGATCGGATTATTCACGAGGCGCTAGACGAGTAAAAACGAAGTCTCTAAAAATCCATGGGATTCGAGTACAGGCGCAGTATTAATCACCCTTTTCAATCCCCCGTCACGGAGAGGGGAGGAGATTATAGGAATGTACTtcgtccgtcagtcagtcagtatgtccgtccgtctgtctgtccatccgtCTGTCTGTAACATTTCGTATCCGAGCTATAACTTGCTGACGTATTGATGGATTACCGTATGACTTGGTACAACTGATGTCCTCGTTTAGACGATATGCAGTGACCTTAAACCGGGTCCATACATCGATTGTTACAATGATTTCTGAAAAATCCTCTATTTAGTTGTATGTGCAAACATTTTGTCAGTGCTCGG
The DNA window shown above is from Mya arenaria isolate MELC-2E11 chromosome 6, ASM2691426v1 and carries:
- the LOC128239421 gene encoding bile salt-activated lipase-like, whose amino-acid sequence is MDIFNCYVALLFVCYAIRRCDSAGFSSQKVLCATPIGKFIGVSHLASFNNKTKIAMRFLQIPYAKPPIGDLRLRRPVPFEFKADQTYDATEYGPHCIQSIFGDDFYTNERKQSEDCLHLNLYVPGNKVDSRNRFAVMLYIHGGSFAVGGGEIYAGDTLSAFNDVIVVTINYRLDVFGFLSSGAKNDGNYGLWDMHMSIQWVHDNIGFFGGDNLRVTLFGNSAGGAAVLFQALYPPNRGLIQRVIAQSGSCFSGWAVQRHPRNLFERLLEQMPCSSQNGLECLRTLDAVTLQRINIHRWFVPSVDNDFVPINPAYLPLRTTERSIEALDFFSEIDFMTGIMSKDGSLSLIHRTNDISERVTMHEFEKYINGVVSWEYSKTLSKDRLSEIVSHYARTGVLTRDTEVDFRTDLTFLLGAKFALETHSSRKLPSSQGHTFFYVFNQTPSFAPKLHFLNGVSHVFELPYVFGFPKEMEHKFIRDYKSTSFSNVSGKDIELSEQIMNIWSNFAKFGNPNIRDGNTGVDVPFWPPFTTLDGYYLELKAGMTNASAGQHYEKERTKVLEDMYYDLQISGSGILASATSINTHSAIVLLYIFWLFTQIII